The Candidatus Binatus sp. genome includes a window with the following:
- a CDS encoding DUF2971 domain-containing protein, which produces MSLLQATSPASFNDPFDSKVVLSTEGTREQKIDYLVQSVADLTRENAAQALELNPSIVETALASVHTNWSPTLGIYSLSELCDDILMWSHYASSHRGICLVFAGEMFPEGVVKPIIYPSNNEYPKTNLFTSNSDEQRDAILLTKAKHWEYEREWRVIVSGGPGYHAFEPDWLVGIIFGSQTSVPHIAEVKRMAHIRTPPLQLWRAKKKDREFGLLVEAIS; this is translated from the coding sequence CCAAAGTCGTGCTTTCGACCGAAGGCACTAGGGAGCAAAAAATCGACTACTTGGTCCAGTCGGTTGCCGACCTCACAAGGGAGAACGCCGCGCAGGCTCTGGAGCTTAATCCGTCAATTGTTGAAACCGCCTTGGCGTCAGTTCACACAAATTGGAGCCCAACTCTCGGAATATATAGTCTTTCGGAGCTTTGTGATGACATCCTGATGTGGTCCCATTACGCGAGCTCTCATCGAGGAATCTGTCTCGTCTTTGCAGGAGAAATGTTCCCTGAGGGTGTTGTCAAACCGATAATTTATCCTTCCAACAACGAGTATCCTAAGACAAATCTATTTACATCAAACAGCGACGAGCAGAGGGATGCGATCCTCCTGACCAAGGCCAAACACTGGGAGTATGAACGTGAATGGCGTGTGATAGTCAGCGGCGGACCTGGTTACCACGCGTTCGAACCAGATTGGCTTGTCGGAATTATCTTTGGATCCCAAACCTCTGTACCGCACATCGCCGAAGTCAAGCGCATGGCGCACATCAGAACGCCCCCTCTTCAACTCTGGCGTGCGAAGAAAAAGGATCGCGAGTTCGGTCTTCTTGTCGAGGCTATCAGCTAG